The Rhopalosiphum maidis isolate BTI-1 chromosome 1, ASM367621v3, whole genome shotgun sequence genome has a segment encoding these proteins:
- the LOC113550398 gene encoding serine/threonine-protein phosphatase 2A 56 kDa regulatory subunit gamma isoform isoform X1 translates to MPNRILLKKDKDISKSKNVDVKNGSGVEMSGDDVQDGTSTGHSSTAPSPPPTQINKLKLGPITIKREKRQNSSRFNVVATNRELQVLQSLNEANASEREQLLIQKMQQCCVLFDFISDPQSDLKWKEIKRETLHEMVDYLSSNHGSVLTEAIYPEAVRMFGVNLFRSLPPSSNPNGAEFDPEEDEPLLEAAWPHLQLVYEFFLRFLESQDFQPHIAKNYIDQKFVLQLLELFDSEDPRERDFLKTILHRIYGKFLSLRAYIRKQINNIFYSFIYETEHHNGIAELLEILGSIVNGFALPLKEEHKVFLLKVLLPLHKVKSLSVYHPQLAYCIVQFLEKDPSLTEPVIRSLLKFWPKTHSPKEVMFLNELEEILDIIEPLEFRKVLKPLIHQLARCVSSQHFQVAERALYFWNNEYIMSLMSENVDEILPIMFPVLYKNSKTHWNKNIHGLMYNALKIFTETNPVLFHTCTQQFKEDRKTEVDKLKKRDEKWHRVEELAKRNPNFTVSIDSSLSFYTDFARSPINDLDPTIDLKNLEEDTKYHIDTDNRKNRKEKPLLRRKSELPHDTYTLRALNDHKRADEYLATPPDVNKC, encoded by the exons gtacaAGATGGCACTTCTACTGGACATTCAAGTACTGCTCCTAGTCCCCCACCAACACAAATAAACAAACTTAAGTTAGGACCAATCACAATTAAAAGAGAGAAAAGACAAAACTCTTCACGTTTTAATGTTGTAGCTACCAATCGTGAACTTCAAGTTCTACAATCACTTAAtg AAGCCAATGCATCTGAAAGAGAACAGTTACTTATTCAGAAAATGCAACAGTGCTGTGTATTATTTGACTTTATTTCGGATCCACAGTCTGATCTAAAATGGAAAGAAATCAAGCGAGAAACATTACATGAAATGGTAGATTATTTGTCATCTAATCATGGAAGTGTGCTTACTGAAGCTATATACCCTGAAGCTGTTAGAATG tttggaGTAAATCTATTTCGTAGTCTGCCTCCATCAAGCAATCCTAATGGTGCAGAGTTTGATCCAGAGGAAGACGAACCTCTATTAGAAGCAGCCTGGCCTCATTTGCAACTGGTATATGAGTTCTTTCTTAGGTTTTTAGAGTCTCAAGACTTTCAGCCCCATATAGCAAAAAACTATATTGATCAGAAATTTGTTCTTcag TTGTTAGAGCTATTTGATTCAGAAGATCCACGAGAGAGAGACtttttgaaaactatactACATCGCATTTATGGTAAATTTCTAAGTTTGCGAGCGTATATACGGAAACAgataaacaacatattttatag ttttatttatgaaacagAACATCATAATGGCATTGCTGAGCTTTTAGAAATTTTGGGAag tattgtcAATGGTTTTGCATTGCCTTTGAAAGAGGAGCACAAGGTATTCTTGCTAAAAGTTTTATTGCCATTACACAAAGTGAAATCTTTATCTGTGTATCATCCACAATTGGCTTATTGTATAGTACAGTTCCTTGAAAAAGATCCATCTCTTACAGAACCAGTTATCAGAAGTTTGTTGAAATTTTGGCCTAAGACTCATTCCCCAAAAGAA GTCATGTTTCTTAACGAATTAGAAGAAATTTTGGATATAATTGAACCATTGGAATTTCGAAAAGTGCTAAAACCATTAATACATCAATTAGCTAGATGTGTCTCAAGTCAACATTTTCAA gttgCAGAAAGAGCACTTTACTTTTGGAACAATGAGTACATAATGTCACTGATGTCTGAGAATGTTGATGAGATTTTGCCAATCATGTTTCCagtgttatacaaaaattctaaaactcATTGGAATAa aaatatacatggtttaatgtataatgcattaaaaatatttactgaaaCTAATCCTGTACTATTTCACACATGTACCCAACAATTCAAAGAAGATAGAAAgac TGAAGtggataagttaaaaaaacgaGACGAAAAGTGGCATAGAGTTGAAGAGTTGGCTAAAAGAAATCCTAATTTTACAGTATCCATTGATAGtagtttatcattttatactgATTTTGCGAGGTCACCAATCAATGATTTAGACCCAActattgatttgaaaaatttagaaGAGGATACAAAGTATCATATTGATActgat aaccGTAAAAATCGAAAAGAAAAACCTTTATTGAGACGTAAATCTGAACTACCACATGACACATATACTTTGAGGGCATTAAATGATCATAAGAGAGCTGATGAATATCTAGCTACACCACCTGATGTTAATAAATGCTAG
- the LOC113550398 gene encoding serine/threonine-protein phosphatase 2A 56 kDa regulatory subunit gamma isoform isoform X2, with protein MVVNKSAGGRTLSLSTTANGTAAAVAGNLQSGVPFLPKSPSFHSGLDLLAGREKSPIIMFCDPTMHLPRLHEANASEREQLLIQKMQQCCVLFDFISDPQSDLKWKEIKRETLHEMVDYLSSNHGSVLTEAIYPEAVRMFGVNLFRSLPPSSNPNGAEFDPEEDEPLLEAAWPHLQLVYEFFLRFLESQDFQPHIAKNYIDQKFVLQLLELFDSEDPRERDFLKTILHRIYGKFLSLRAYIRKQINNIFYSFIYETEHHNGIAELLEILGSIVNGFALPLKEEHKVFLLKVLLPLHKVKSLSVYHPQLAYCIVQFLEKDPSLTEPVIRSLLKFWPKTHSPKEVMFLNELEEILDIIEPLEFRKVLKPLIHQLARCVSSQHFQVAERALYFWNNEYIMSLMSENVDEILPIMFPVLYKNSKTHWNKNIHGLMYNALKIFTETNPVLFHTCTQQFKEDRKTEVDKLKKRDEKWHRVEELAKRNPNFTVSIDSSLSFYTDFARSPINDLDPTIDLKNLEEDTKYHIDTDNRKNRKEKPLLRRKSELPHDTYTLRALNDHKRADEYLATPPDVNKC; from the exons ATGGTAGTGAACAAATCTGCGGGCGGTCGTACGCTCTCGCTGAGCACAACTGCCAACGGCACTGCTGCAGCGGTGGCGGGTAACCTGCAGTCCGGTGTACCATTTCTGCCCAAAAGCCCAAGCTTCCATAGTGGTTTGGATCTGCTTGCTGGCCGTGAAAAATCTCCAATCATTATGTTTTGCGATCCAACAATGCATTTGCCCAGACTTCACG AAGCCAATGCATCTGAAAGAGAACAGTTACTTATTCAGAAAATGCAACAGTGCTGTGTATTATTTGACTTTATTTCGGATCCACAGTCTGATCTAAAATGGAAAGAAATCAAGCGAGAAACATTACATGAAATGGTAGATTATTTGTCATCTAATCATGGAAGTGTGCTTACTGAAGCTATATACCCTGAAGCTGTTAGAATG tttggaGTAAATCTATTTCGTAGTCTGCCTCCATCAAGCAATCCTAATGGTGCAGAGTTTGATCCAGAGGAAGACGAACCTCTATTAGAAGCAGCCTGGCCTCATTTGCAACTGGTATATGAGTTCTTTCTTAGGTTTTTAGAGTCTCAAGACTTTCAGCCCCATATAGCAAAAAACTATATTGATCAGAAATTTGTTCTTcag TTGTTAGAGCTATTTGATTCAGAAGATCCACGAGAGAGAGACtttttgaaaactatactACATCGCATTTATGGTAAATTTCTAAGTTTGCGAGCGTATATACGGAAACAgataaacaacatattttatag ttttatttatgaaacagAACATCATAATGGCATTGCTGAGCTTTTAGAAATTTTGGGAag tattgtcAATGGTTTTGCATTGCCTTTGAAAGAGGAGCACAAGGTATTCTTGCTAAAAGTTTTATTGCCATTACACAAAGTGAAATCTTTATCTGTGTATCATCCACAATTGGCTTATTGTATAGTACAGTTCCTTGAAAAAGATCCATCTCTTACAGAACCAGTTATCAGAAGTTTGTTGAAATTTTGGCCTAAGACTCATTCCCCAAAAGAA GTCATGTTTCTTAACGAATTAGAAGAAATTTTGGATATAATTGAACCATTGGAATTTCGAAAAGTGCTAAAACCATTAATACATCAATTAGCTAGATGTGTCTCAAGTCAACATTTTCAA gttgCAGAAAGAGCACTTTACTTTTGGAACAATGAGTACATAATGTCACTGATGTCTGAGAATGTTGATGAGATTTTGCCAATCATGTTTCCagtgttatacaaaaattctaaaactcATTGGAATAa aaatatacatggtttaatgtataatgcattaaaaatatttactgaaaCTAATCCTGTACTATTTCACACATGTACCCAACAATTCAAAGAAGATAGAAAgac TGAAGtggataagttaaaaaaacgaGACGAAAAGTGGCATAGAGTTGAAGAGTTGGCTAAAAGAAATCCTAATTTTACAGTATCCATTGATAGtagtttatcattttatactgATTTTGCGAGGTCACCAATCAATGATTTAGACCCAActattgatttgaaaaatttagaaGAGGATACAAAGTATCATATTGATActgat aaccGTAAAAATCGAAAAGAAAAACCTTTATTGAGACGTAAATCTGAACTACCACATGACACATATACTTTGAGGGCATTAAATGATCATAAGAGAGCTGATGAATATCTAGCTACACCACCTGATGTTAATAAATGCTAG